A region of Plectropomus leopardus isolate mb chromosome 16, YSFRI_Pleo_2.0, whole genome shotgun sequence DNA encodes the following proteins:
- the LOC121955648 gene encoding uncharacterized protein LOC121955648 produces MCLHLFTASLWFSSRFSTTCVWTWFTHHTTHQFRGSDRLELKRQKKQLKMAEFRWIKMSLFLTVLLPFTAEAARFNPLLYTVRAGDDVTLPCGNVIDGQKSCGIATWFFSDLNSMQTVELVTDGVFSETARNKSDRLSVTEECSLVIRKVTYDDVGRYVCIQVRSERPQGLPANIDLSVVFMEGYKIDDEAMLDCVVLTFGQCIHTVKWLFRSQEVVTHNHIMMTRRSRCFVTVAIDLSSPFIYTLRYELFTCEVTHGDYVQVFSFRSQSSVTATTESTTEKADYTATLSTIDDASPGLQACAGRSALDYIMLVMRVAEILLITVITVLLFRAPWSQRPPDDNTVVRDGTVNYENAGAPSVSVRLR; encoded by the exons ATGTGTCTGCATCTTTTCACTGCCTCTCTCTGGTTTTCCAGTAGATTCTCGACCACTTGTGTTTGGACTTGGTTCACTCACCACACCA CACATCAGTTCAGAGGCTCTGACAGGTTAGagctaaagagacagaagaaACAACTAAAGATGGCTGAATTCAGATggattaaaatgtctttatttctgACAGTGCTGCTTCCGTTTACAG CAGAAGCAGCAAGATTTAATCCCCTCCTCTACACTGTCAGGGCTGGAGATGATGTCACGTTGCCTTGTGGAAATGTGATAGATGGTCAGAAAAGCTGTGGCATCGCCACATGGTTCTTCAGTGatttaaatagcatgcaaacAGTAGAGCTTGTTACTGATGGGGTGTTTAGTGAAACTGCCAGAAATAAATCAGACAGACTGAGTGTTACAGAGGAATGTTCTCTGGTTATAAGGAAGGTCACATATGACGATGTTGGACGCTATGTCTGCATACAGGTCCGATCAGAGCGGCCACAGGGTCTCCCTGCTAATATCgatctgtctgttgttttta TGGAAGGCTATAAAATTGATGATGAGGCAATGCTGGACTGCGTTGTGCTGACATTTGGCCAGTGTATACACACAGTGAAGTGGCTGTTTCGGAGTCAAGAAGTGGTTACACACAACCACATTATGATGACGAGACGGTCTCGCTGTTTCGTCACCGTGGCCATTGATCTGTCTTCTCCCTTCATTTACACATTAAGATATGAGTTATTTACATGTGAAGTGACTCATGGTGACTACGTGCAGGTGTTTTCATTCAGATCTCAGTCCTCAG taacagcaacaacagaatCAACAACCGAAAAAGCCGATTACACCGCGACATTGTCCACAATCGATGATGCTTCACCAGGACTACAAG CTTGTGCAGGTCGGTCTGCTCTGGACTACATCATGTTGGTGATGCGTGTGGCTGAAATCCTGCTAATAACTGTGATTACTGTCCTTCTCTTCAGAGCTCCAT GGAGCCAGAGACCACCTGATGACAACACT gTGGTTCGTGATGGCACAGTTAACTATGAAAACGCTGGAGccccttctgtttctgtcaGACTCCGCTGA
- the LOC121955370 gene encoding cysteine-rich protein 2-like isoform X2: MASKCPKCDKTVYFAEKVSSLGKDWHKFCLKCERCNKTLNPGGHAEHDGTPYCHKPCYATLFGPKGVNIGGAGSYVYDAPVNEAPAAVSMETDAKPEEEKKAHARGPVKAASFSSFSGGPNICPRCNKTVYFAEKVSSLGKNWHRPCLRCERCSKTLAPGSHAEHDGQPYCHKPCYAVLFGPKGVNTGGVGSYIYDEPEAEAQP, translated from the exons ATGGcgtcaaaatgtccaaaatgcgACAAGACGGTGTATTTCG CGGAGAAAGTGTCATCTTTAGGAAAAGACTGGCACAAGTTCTGTCTGAAATGTGAGCGCTGCAACAAGACGTTGAATCCAGGAGGCCACGCTGAG CATGATGGGACGCCTTATTGCCACAAGCCGTGCTACGCCACCCTCTTTGGACCAAAAG GGGTGAACATCGGCGGAGCTGGCTCCTATGTGTATGACGCTCCTGTCAACGAAGCCCCTGCTGccgtttccatggaaacagatGCCAAaccagaggaggagaaaaaagccCACGCACGGGGACCAGTAAAGG ctgcaagCTTCTCATCTTTCTCTGGGGGGCCCAACATCTGCCCCAGATGCAACAAGACAGTTTATTTCG ctGAGAAGGTGTCCTCTCTTGGGAAGAACTGGCACCGGCCCTGTCTGCGCTGTGAGAGATGCAGTAAGACTCTGGCTCCTGGCAGCCACGCAGAG CATGATGGACAACCATACTGCCACAAACCGTGCTACGCGGTGCTGTTTGGGCCCAAAG GTGTAAACACTGGAGGTGTTGGCAGCTACATCTACGATGAGCCTGAAGCTGAGGCACAGCCCTGA
- the LOC121955370 gene encoding cysteine-rich protein 2-like isoform X1 codes for MASKCPKCDKTVYFAEKVSSLGKDWHKFCLKCERCNKTLNPGGHAEHDGTPYCHKPCYATLFGPKGVNIGGAGSYVYDAPVNEAPAAVSMETDAKPEEEKKAHARGPVKAASFSSFSGGPNICPRCNKTVYFAEKVSSLGKNWHRPCLRCERCSKTLAPGSHAEHDGQPYCHKPCYAVLFGPKGMKAETLGSSRLVSRETHISSFYTEITQQGRSKVSTLYHLFHFLHRTKQQQHHDALVCHFR; via the exons ATGGcgtcaaaatgtccaaaatgcgACAAGACGGTGTATTTCG CGGAGAAAGTGTCATCTTTAGGAAAAGACTGGCACAAGTTCTGTCTGAAATGTGAGCGCTGCAACAAGACGTTGAATCCAGGAGGCCACGCTGAG CATGATGGGACGCCTTATTGCCACAAGCCGTGCTACGCCACCCTCTTTGGACCAAAAG GGGTGAACATCGGCGGAGCTGGCTCCTATGTGTATGACGCTCCTGTCAACGAAGCCCCTGCTGccgtttccatggaaacagatGCCAAaccagaggaggagaaaaaagccCACGCACGGGGACCAGTAAAGG ctgcaagCTTCTCATCTTTCTCTGGGGGGCCCAACATCTGCCCCAGATGCAACAAGACAGTTTATTTCG ctGAGAAGGTGTCCTCTCTTGGGAAGAACTGGCACCGGCCCTGTCTGCGCTGTGAGAGATGCAGTAAGACTCTGGCTCCTGGCAGCCACGCAGAG CATGATGGACAACCATACTGCCACAAACCGTGCTACGCGGTGCTGTTTGGGCCCAAAGGTATGAAGGCAGAAACACTGGGCAGCAGCAGGCTGGTGTCTAGAGAGACTCACATTAGcagtttttacacagaaatcacACAACAGGGCCGCTCCAAAGTCTCTACTTTATAccacctttttcattttttacacagaactaaacaacaacagcatcatGATGCCCTAGTGTGTCATTTTAGATAG
- the pnrc1 gene encoding proline-rich nuclear receptor coactivator 1, translating to MLDGSPARSDEANIGNVENKSPISLISGSDGVNTGNKARQALLKKGGRKLRSTAPLHHQKPPRHSPNIRLSDHNNNNTLAASSANKPSVQPGSELPAGTQTVLTLHHLKQGAKKELLKSKGGRVERGSTQPDGQPARNLPRNDQIAQNMIKRSHKPKPGQTTAPPSSAKKKDNGSPNKPSSLHQPALREQKKPLHNSNNVKIFNTPPAEAAPEYLKDGEKVYAGAKFSEPPSPSVLPKPPSHWVGENEPEQSNQSREQMTVHLKSLLKVQDNNNDHV from the exons ATGTTGGACGGATCTCCGGCTCGCAGCGATGAAGCCAACATCGGCAACGTCGAAAACAAAAGCCCGATATCGCTGATCTCCGGGAGCGATGGGGTAAACACGGGCAACAAGGCGAGGCAGGCGCTGCtgaagaaaggagggaggaagcTGCGGTCGACGGCGCCGCTGCATCACCAGAAGCCTCCGAGACACAGTCCCAACATCCGCCTGTCcgaccacaacaacaacaacactctGGCTGCTTCATCTGCCAACAAACCCTCAGTTCAGCCCGGGAGCGAGCTCCCAGCCGGGACACAGACCGTGCTGACCCTCCATCACCTCAAACAGGGAGCCAAGAAAGAG cTGCTAAAATCCAAAGGTGGCAGAGTGGAGCGGGGATCCACACAGCCAGATGGCCAACCTGCTCGCAACCTGCCCCGAAATGATCAAATCGCCCAGAACATGATCAAACGGAGTCACAAGCCCAAGCCGGGCCAAACCACCGCACCACCTAgctctgcaaagaaaaaagataacgGCAGTCCGAATAAGCCCTCATCTCTCCACCAGCCTGCACTCCGGGAGCAGAAAAAACCCCTCCACAACTCCAACAACGTGAAGATCTTCAACACTCCGCCTGCTGAAGCTGCACCTGAATACCTCAAAGATGGCGAGAAGGTCTACGCCGGGGCTAAGTTCAGCGAGCCGCCGTCACCGAGTGTCTTACCTAAACCGCCCAGTCACTGGGTCGGAGAAAATGAGCCTGAACAGAGCAACCAAAGCCGAGAGCAAATGACTGTTCACCTAAAGTCGCTGCTGAAGGTTCAGGATAACAATAATGACCACGTCTGA